The window ctgAGCTTCAATTTTTGTGTAATGATGTGTCACATTCAAATCACTTTTAATTATATcagatattttatacatttaattatgcCTGGTGTCTTACGTTTAAtcatttacaaataaacaagacAAGTTTTGTCATTAGTCTCAATGCTATTTATGAGTCAAAACATGCCATATGATCAGTACATTGTATAACTAGAGGAATATGTTTACCattagaagaaataaacaaaatcattttgttCTATTATGACGAATGAGTCCTTATCCGGTCAGCCAAATTTATGCCATGCTGCTGGAGATGAGCTCTTAACATGCGATTCTCATTTTTCAGCTCTTCATACTGCTGCTGAAGCAATTCCACATCCATTGTCAGTCTCTCATTCTCTTTAAGAATATTTGGTAGTTTAGCATTAGCATTTCTCAATTCCTGAATATAGTCACAAGCTTTAGCAAGGATACCTCCTTTACTATGCTAAAtgaaaaaaagggaaatttcatattaaaactattatttattagaGCTTTACTATTCAGAAGAATTGGAGAAACAGGTAGCTAGCCTTCATGATCTCAGAGTGGGTCAAGCAACCACAGTAACAATGGGAAAAAACTGTATTAGTGACTATTACTAAGAAAATCTAAGTAAGAAAAAGTGCATAATAACAAGTCAACCACTGTCTACTATATCCACTTTCAATTCACCGAGACCTAGCCAAATTCAAAGGTTATACAAGACAGATGGAAgataatatatacagtaatggTCAAAATGCTACTTATATCATCAAACCGTTATAGTGTGAACTTTTTAAGTTGGTGAAGTGTCAtttttcatcaattttatttatgtaagaaaatgtCATAATTAAAGTATGGCTTATTTAATACTCTATTTATTTTAGCAATGACTACTGTGAGTTAACCAGACCATTTGTGTAATTTTTGGTAACAATGTAGGGCCCACATGCAattcaaaaaaattgaaatataaagtaTAGGGATCTATAGGGCTTGGCTTCAGGATGCATTTTTCTACGGTTTTAATGGTTACAGTTGTTTCCTTTCTTCCCAAATTTAACCACTCTGCTCATAGCTTTCCATTAATTCCAACAATTTGTGAACATAATAAGCTATCGGTAGATGTGCTTATCATTAgccatttacagtttttattaccaCCAATGGAAATTTTGCTCTGGTCCCTTTTATGACTTGGTCTCTTTGCAACTGATTCTGCCATGATGGCATCTGCATCTGCTGCACTGGTAACAAATCAAACATTCTGTTACCTAATACTTAAGTAACCTTTAAATTTGATGTAAATCAAACATTCTGCTACCTAATACTTGTAAGTGACCTTTGAATCTGAAGTTTCTGACATGGCTGCTTAACAATACAAGTGcaatgtttttcaaaacaaaagtaaagatgTTCAGCTTTCATTAACTCCTCAAATTAATAATCCATGCAATGCTAATGTGATatacatttaacatgaaatattacttGCTCAGAGTAAatcatttaattactttaatatttataccTACTGCTTGCCTGGAAAATCCAAAATTTCTATCATGCATTAACTCATTTGATTCACGGCACTCATTTATATCATTCTAAACCTGATGTAATGGtaaaattaatacttaaacagGAATCATGAGAATTAATAAACAGAATAACATGTGTTCCACTGGTATCTATCCTAGtgcaatattatttataagtatttccagtaaaatgtaataaaaaattaattccatatttataatttcattattagatgCATTATATACTtaattgtttcattatattattatcagTCAGCCtatgacagaaaaatatttaaattaaaatcgtTCTGATGATGTTAGCATGCTGTTATAGTACCATTCACAGTTTACATTGTGCTATGCTGTATGTATACTTCCCCAGCAATAATAATTTGGTTTGGAAATTTATGAATTAGTTGAACTTGTACAAATATTAGATTTTTCTATAAGGCACAaaactgaaagaaatataaacatcaaAGAATATTCATATATACAAAATTCAAGAATTTTACAGTGAATGAAATTTGCCAAGATATATACGTAATGTGTGTGTTTATTGGCGAGTATGATACAttgtttaaaagataaaacactCCTTACACTTACCTGACTTTGCTTTGCATGATCTGAAGTACAATCTGGAACAATGGTAGACAGTTTGGCTATCCAATTATTAATTTTGTCCCGACGCCTTCTCTCAACTGTAATGTTTATTCTTAATCAGAAAACACTACTTAAACATTCCAAGTGTATAAAATTTGAGAGAATACAGAATAGCATTTATGAAGTGTTAATAAAATAGAATTCTACAGGATTTATGATTaaccagttttttgttgttttattttaatttattgtaaaaccAATCATAAACACTGTATGCTTCATTACATTCTGCAAGTTTGGTTCTTATATACAACCTTAAAGATCACAGACTGCAAGACTTATTTACTACAGATATCTGTAAAAGGAGAGAGAAGTGCATCAAAAAATCagataaatacttttattgaagtttattaCAAACTTTCTGACTCCTTTGCATACAAGTATATATACTTCTTTATCTGTGGCagaaataattgataaaaaattCATTCTAAGCAGTACTGAAACTTATCAGGTACTAATGGACAGATTACAGTAATATTAAAAGATATGGCTATTTAGTCAACACAGAGAGTTCAATAGTGATATCAAAACAGATGACAACAATAAGCATACATTAGTTTATAACTGGTCTCACCAACAAAAGCATAAAgtgaaaaagtaattaatatacTGACGTATAACCTACTATACATACGTAGTTATTCCAGAGCTTACGCTATCTCTACTCTCTACATGTCTTTTATATTAGAATATGAATTACCCTCATTATGTGTCGATCTCCGTTTTTCATCTCTTCCTGCTCTTGGTTTTTCTACTTTAGAAGTGAACTGCTCTGTTCGAGGTGCAAGTGAACGCTGCCCTGGCTGGTACACTTCTTGTGGTGACATCATTACATAAAACTGACCTAGTTATGTAGATAAATCACCTGTTATTATCCTCAAAAgacagaaacaaatgttttagaaaaaagcTACATTACGGGATATCTGCCTCAGGTCTGGTGATGATTGAGATATGATTCAgcataaataaatgtcaaattaTATCAACATCATAAGTTACGTTTAAGTTTAAATTTTCCAATTTGATTTGCATGTAGATTTcagaaattttaacaaattttgtctttataaataatttaaaaatattagcaAAATGTAATCTTTCAAAAAATTTAAGACTTAGccacatattaaaacaatttaaaagatCTAAACATTATGATGAGTATTATGACAAATATTCTAAGTAATTCAAAAGCTATTCTatgaattatttaacttttagttACGACCTGATCACAATGAACGCCTTTTGCTTTGTTGTGCGTGCGGGGgagtaatattttgttctgtGATATAACAATTTttaccatatttaaataaatatttcagaatattcCAACTTTAAGCCAAAAATTACTAGACTTTTAAAATATGCATGAAGATGGTTTATCACACTTTTATCAGTGGAGAGTTATTGCATGATGATTAGCATTTGAATCAGTAGATTGTAAGGTATGTGGGCACTCAAGACTTGTGGCATATGAAAAAACAAATCTATACATAGAGGGCAGCAATGAACATGTAAATGTGCTAGAATGGAAACCAATATATAGAATCAGAACTTCTGAGATATTTCACTTGAAAATCAGTATATTTAAATTGAATTGAAtgatgttcattttttttaaaactttcaataaaaaaaattcacacacATACAGATCTAAACTGTAGAAAAATATACTTCAATTTCATAAACCACATCCAAAAGTGTTTAACTGACTTGCCTTTGGAAGTTAATAGCTAAAGAAAACTTTTGTTGATTAGGAAAAGTGCTCACCTTCTTCTGGGTTGGTAGCACCATTAGCTGTTGCATAAGGATTGGTAATTATTGCTTGAGCAACCTGCTGTCCAACAAGAGCAGCTGTAGCTGTGGTCACAACTTGGGGTACTTCTGGTTTTATGTCTGAAGATGGAGCTACTCTAACCACTCGATACGTAACTAGAAGCACACAAATATACAACAGTGTTGAAGAAACTGACTAGTATTTGTCACTTACATGAATACCAGATGTTTTATCACTATAAAGAAATccttaaaaaagtttaataaaacattctcATCTAAGTATGAAAtgtgcacatgattagaaaaaCTATAATCACCCTTATGTCTTACACACTCAAAAATTTTTAATTACAGTATCATCAAGAAGTCCAATGAGCCTTACCAGAAAACTAACCAGGCCCACATGTGTTTTGGcttaatatatataaaccatgtaaagtattataaaaaaaagttttacatcTGTACATACATATAAGTGATGCAGTTACTTTAGTATTTCTCAGAATAAAAAATCTaagattatttgttaaaataatataaattattaatcaaaagtATTACAAAGATAATGTAATCTGTACTTTAAAATGATGTAAGTAGGCTCTACACAAATCACACTAAAAAACATGCGTTTACTGACAATAGGATATTTCCTCCAGTATCTCCATTAAACTTAAAGCatcaaagtttttctttttcaaataatatgAAGAAATTTCAAGGAAAAAAACAAGCTTGAATAATACTCAATCTTAATTGAATGTTGAATCTACTAATCAGGTTTTCcgattatttaataaacaattttaaatattatattataaatccAATATTCCTACAataattgtaaagaaaataagatatatatcatatataaaaattCACTTAGTGTTTTTCAGGTTGTTGTTATAAGTATgtcagaaatttaaaacaataatccTTAAAACACTAAGTGAATTTTTTGTATGAATTAAGCAATGCTGATGCTAAGATGCATGTGATATCAGATTAGccataaaactgtaattaaaaagaTACCTATAATGACAATTTGAAAAACCAGTAGATAAACATTATTCTTCCTCTAAAGAGTATGAAGAAGACATATGATGTTATTGCTTCATTTGTATATGctagtatatttttttttttcatttcaaagaaTGACCAGAATCTACACAGAACACATGGCTTAAGAAAATTTACTTCTCTCTCTTTTCATCTCATTATGATTATAAAAATGCTGTACTCTGACAAAAAAggctgtaaaaataaattatcacacaacttttataaatttgataTGTTAACATGATCCTCCGATGTACCTAAATTAAAATagcaataatatttaaacatgaaaatgaaattttaacttacagaatacataaaaaaaattgtttctaaaAGTTCTACATCTCTTTCAAGTGTGCAGTATAACAACaattggttggttgtttagtATTTATTGGTGCAGAGCAACTGGGCAttctgcaccaaacaaccagtaaaaaaagtaaaataattaaaatatgtaaaaaagaatcataataaaacaaaatatagttcaattttcaaattaaaatattaaacagagTTTAAAACACCAATGAgccttaaaaatataaaaacacaactgaggtggacagtgtcaccattgccaatgacactgtccaacatcaAGGGTGAGCTCatggtaaaaatgtttaaaatgatgctGTCGCTCTAGATTCTAATGACAGCATGCAAGTAAAATGTGGgatattgtgacctgagtgtcacacagaccacataTTGCATCAGTACAAGATAAAAGAaagcaatgagttaaaaaactgtgaccaatgcatagacTAGCCAGAACAGcctcctccttccaatccttccagaagcaagatggccaaagagcaatagaaggtttgatctggaaaagcttgttatcacattgctcactccaagtcaactgccaactggtgtagagctgagccttgaatacaggccTGTAGTCCATGTATGGTACAAGCATGGCAGTGAAAGTACTAGAGCAGACAGATTCACCTGTATTGTCAGTGAGCTCGTTCCTGAGAATACAGATGTGgcctggtatctagaaaaactggatagaagtagatgatagaaAGATATAGGCCAGGTGGTTTTGAATATAGACGAAAACAGGGTGAGAAATAACTTAAATTGATTCCAGGGCCAACAGAGAgttaagtgagtcagtataaatagtacagttcatgtactgcgtagcttctatgtgatccagggccaGAGAAATAGTGTACAATTTggcaatgaacacagaaactgtagaggggattctgtgtgcaataACAGAATttcaacaaaccatggcagaacccacagcCACCTCATTTCAAACAATTCATATAAATGTAAGAATTGTTCCAAAAATGTTCTGAAAATAGATGGCAATACTTCCAATCAGAAGTATATGTCTTCtttagatgactcaaagaaagacATATTTAGGGATGGTAATTAATCATGACAGAATGGGCTGATAAGTGGATACAGCTATGTTATCCAAGGGCAGACCCAATTCTTCCAACTGCACCTAGATATGAAGGGCCAAAtgaacaatggcagaccatctattctcgAAAAGCATGcttcactgaggaaggaaaacacaaccctagttgagatgctgtggtaaggcttgaagttttgaagcatacagtaaagacagttgcaaacagtaaAGGCATAGAGAAGGTTTATGAGATTCAGTGCACAAACTTTGAAATGCAGAAGAGTGGAAGGCCCCTGTGCAGAGCCGAAGCCCatgatggtgaacagggtccaacatctttaagaCCAAGGTCCTGGCAGTGCCATAGACTAGAGACCCATAATCCATATTTtttttagcacagaacatcgaccTGCTTCCCAAGAAGTGGAATAGAGGGCACGCAGGATGTTTAGTGCCCTTGCACACTTCgcatgtagctgcttgatgtgtgaaaTTATGgtcagcttatgatcaaagataagccccaaaaacctTGTCCCAGGGACCATGGGAAGTGGGTGAATATCCTGTTGGTGGtagaagtgcatgcaaacagttttgaagTGAGAAAAGGTAAACAAGCTGGGCCACTAAAATGCAGTGTAGTTTAATAGTGTGGGATACCTTTCTGATAATgattttatccatttttatttatttttttttttttataaatagggGTATTCATAATAAACTTtctacatttcagtgcccactgactccacaCACCATGGAGCcttacgaggggatgcactacagtgctaaacaaggacactgcagaaatgccagggttttgtgagcactctacctgaacaccagtatcagacacaatgtccacaacacccattgagaatgTCCAACAATGGTACTCGATTAACCCcagtccaagtggaccagctgactgaccatACGGAGGCCATCCCAAGACTGCcaatttacaggaattcaaggccaaagtggtgtgttggagttgaaCCCTTCAACCAACAGGATCCTCtactccccttcacaggtcacacatgggtggatatttagatcccagagaaggtaaactgaaagaacagaacctccTCTGCGAAGTCCCCTACCACATCCAGGAATCCACCTCGAGGGGTGTATAACAcaaaattttaagaatatatCATGTCTTTGGTTATTCAAATTATTTGGTTTATCAGTTCTcaattgcaaaaaaacaacagaattttgTCTTTAATTTATAAGAATGTTCCAAACTGTATGATATTTAGCATCGACtgcacattttaaaaatttataatatgcaaaaacaaacattttaaaactctcattctgaaaacaaaacaaaacaggcaCAAAAGATTTTTGCCAAACAACTTTTCAAACAAGAACAGCTTCTCACCATGTCCATTTTCAGCATGAAGTTGATACTGAACATTTGGATCCATCAGACTGCTTCCTTGTGGGCTGAGATTCAACCCTGTGCCATGCTCCACCCCTTCCATCACACCAACGGTTCCTTCTATATTAGTTAGTACAAAAtcgtaattagaaaaaaattacttcattttcaTATACATGTAAGTTACCcaactgtattataatttttcagcATAAAAAAATTTGGGATTGTttgttaaaatgatataaataattattaaccaGAAGTATTACAAAGATAATCTAAATTGTAATTTGTATTCTAAAATGCTTCAaagatgttaatgtaacaatacACATTTGTTCAGGCACCCAGCCACATGTACAATGCTATACTGTATCCAATTTTGTATTTCATGTCTTCATGTATATGAATATTCAGTTTCATAAATGCACGTAAGCCAAAGGGATTTTTTCATCCATACTAGTTTATCATTAATACAGatagtaaaaatttatatttctttatagcaGTTACAGgatgtatgaaaataataatgttgaagtaaatttgaaaaatgtttaatatcatgaaaaatgtagccattaaaatataatattgggAAGAATTTACATGAACATGAACTGAGATTAAAACAACCATTATTAATGTACTTTTGCCTTAATTTTCAGttaagtatcaggtcatcccttaagtaatgtccgattttaagttcagaaaaagagaaaggatttcaaatgcttttaacattatttagttaataatgtatgttccattattattaattcctTCCAGGCAACAATTCACAAGCacctgaatgtcacttctataaaattattggggtttgaaGAAAAACAATGTAGTGAAAGTAGTTTTTGACACCTTCATATGCTCCAAGCTCTTTTCCaacaagatagttctgcaaactttggaatatatGATAATTAGACAGGGCAAGGTCTagaaaataagaaggatgtggaagttttaccCAGTCTAGcacttcaatctttgcagatgtgatctttTCTGTATGGAGCTGTGTATTATCCTGACATAACTCaactttatgattgatcaaagcaggcctattttctttcagtgcaacattcaagcactctaattCTCGacaataaaagtctgatgtaatcattattttgaatggcagcaactcaaagtggatcacaccaacaatatcctactaaacacttaacaagacttttctaggatggagatccattttgggctgtacttcagccagtttacctgcactgatccaCTGTCTGCAGCAatgaacattttcataaaatatcctattttcatctccagtcactaacttgCCCAAAagaaggtgagttacgttcataaaagtgcagagaagtgcaaatgtcatCTCGTGTTCCaaagttggcttctgtcaaatcatgagggacccattttccaagtatTGATacctttccaagttgttgcagatgatggGGAACTGTTagtgggttgaattaagcttctgtgctagttcttcaaccgTTACAGCACAGTCTTCGTCAAgtgcagcaagtcatcattaaactcaacaggacgatctGAATGttgtgcatcacttaagctgtagtcacctgatctgaacttctgaaaccaccttcgacgttttctttcattgagagactctgcaccataaacaccttgaatgttttgtgtactttCTGCTGCAccattgccttttttaaactcataaggtattatatgcctaatgtgctcctcagacacatccatcttcataagggttgatttgattaatgatcagaaaaaagtggagttggattagtttcttttatttgtttgaatattttttatacatgtcctactataTAATTTAGTCATTAATAGCCTTCTACAAAGAgagaaatgatgatacactttctgtattaaatttttggatgttacttatgggatgacctgatattatgaATCAATATAGTTGGGCACCTtagcattgtttaaaaaaaaaaatttgcacAAAATTGAAAAGGATCAACCAAAATCATATTAATAGTCTTTAATAGCAGTTATATTTGGAAAATTTTTTGTTCAAGTTAATGCACTTTATCAGAAATGAATTAAGGATTAAGTTTACGTTTCTTTGATTGATTGAGTATTGTAATGAAATACCTTATATAAGTTTCATGGTATTCTAAGGCATTATATCTGCAAATACTAAGCAAAATTTTAGCTTGGCATTACTTAAAaatcaaattacattatttactCAGTAATGTATTCTCtttactaaataatttttgtttatttagtctGATCATACATGTTCATGTATAATAGTGtctaatagtaaaaataataaattctttaGTGACCTTCTTGAATATGATGAATTTCATCTGCCCTTCCTGACTCGGCTTTTTCTGCACCACTGGATGAAAAACcagaaattcattttaattccaACAGGagtagaaaaattaatattactataCACATACATTTAATTCTGAATATacccatatgtatatataatacttgtTGAGATAGGCAAAAATGTTTGAATGATTTTTAGTTAAAAGTGCtctaatagtaaaatatttagatCTGTTTCAGGCATATTTACACTTGCAAGTCACTACACTTCTAATGTATTGCAAGATGAGGAGCAATATTCTCAAACTTTGTTGACACAGATATAGGAGTTTGCACATTACCTAGAAGCATCAACTGAATCAATTAATATCACaaaagtaaccaactaatcaaaattagtgttatTGCAGTAAATATCCAAGTAattaaaatagtgtaattattatttctcataattatattaaattaattaaaggtTGTTCAGCTTAACAAATTAACATCATAATTCATGAAGATAATCAacaaattgaaattaatgttCCAAATTATTACTATTTCCAATTATTCCTGTCAAGTTGCATATGAGAACTATCTAATGAATGAACCTGACAACTAATCAATTAACAAATTCCATGGGGATGACCAAGACCACAGGGGCATAGATTCTTCAAACCTTGCAGAAATATGAAGGAATGGTGTGAGTGTATGTGTTACTCAActgaagtttataaaacaaatctcTGTGAATATATAGTCATAGCCATGTACGTCCACCTCAAAGTATATCTACAG of the Tachypleus tridentatus isolate NWPU-2018 chromosome 13, ASM421037v1, whole genome shotgun sequence genome contains:
- the LOC143240801 gene encoding upstream stimulatory factor-like isoform X2, which translates into the protein MDMLDQSLDTSGAEKAESGRADEIHHIQEEGTVGVMEGVEHGTGLNLSPQGSSLMDPNVQYQLHAENGHVTYRVVRVAPSSDIKPEVPQVVTTATAALVGQQVAQAIITNPYATANGATNPEEGQFYVMMSPQEVYQPGQRSLAPRTEQFTSKVEKPRAGRDEKRRSTHNEVERRRRDKINNWIAKLSTIVPDCTSDHAKQSQRMRD
- the LOC143240801 gene encoding upstream stimulatory factor 2-like isoform X1, translating into MDMLDQSLDTSGAEKAESGRADEIHHIQEEGTVGVMEGVEHGTGLNLSPQGSSLMDPNVQYQLHAENGHVTYRVVRVAPSSDIKPEVPQVVTTATAALVGQQVAQAIITNPYATANGATNPEEGQFYVMMSPQEVYQPGQRSLAPRTEQFTSKVEKPRAGRDEKRRSTHNEVERRRRDKINNWIAKLSTIVPDCTSDHAKQSQHSKGGILAKACDYIQELRNANAKLPNILKENERLTMDVELLQQQYEELKNENRMLRAHLQQHGINLADRIRTHSS